The region ATCGTATTTCCACAATTTAAATTGAGTTACAAACTGCTACAGTTAAAAATTAAAGTACATGCTTCATGCCTTTTTACTACCCTTCATAAAAGCTTAGAAATTGTTTCTCGACTTCAACTCAAGATGTAGTCCGAAATTATGACATATGTCAAGCTTTGAAACATATATTAACATAATTTTGCTTAAAAAATAGCTCTATTTTTTTGTCCACAGAATCAAAAAGAGTTGACTTAAAATTTCAGCAAGTTCCAAAACAATTTAAAAGTCACACTATCTTGCTAAATTCGGAAACAATGGTGCATGAAATCAATTTTAACATCATTGAAGGCAAACAGTGAAGCACTTGGTTCTTTTATTATCTACAATTTTACATCATTCTACAGAGGTACCACAAATAAAGTCTACTGTTTCCAACTTTAGTGACCTACCATCAGGCATTTAAATTCTATATACTAACAATACAAGTAAGCTTGCAAAGCTTTATGACTATGTATAAAAGTCAACACAGGATGGTCGTTACCTGAATAAGTTGCTGCGTAGTATAATAATTAGTCTTTTCTTTCAGTTCATTAATTTTTTCTAGTCGTTCAGCCCGAAGCCTTTCTAGAGTTTTCTGATCCTTGCGATCACCTGGAAAATCACATCAACAATCATTAATCAGTAATAGCCGCCATCTTCATTAAATATTATAGTCTTTTATTGTTTTCTGTTCGTCCCAAAAAATATAATCATGACAAAATTGCATAACCTCTAGCAAAAACTTTAGAATATATACTGAAAAATATATACTGAAAAAAACTTTAGAATATATATTGAAAAATATATTCCCGAGATTAAAATAATAGACAACCCAAAAAACTAAATAAATTGCACTTCATGGATCCTTGCCCAACTCCTTATGACTAAGGCACACAAGGCAGCTGACTCTTgcaacttagtttaaaatgacAGCTCAAAAACCATATATTAAGCTAATGTGAATCCAATGATTATTAGAGAAGTAACATCAAAGAGATAATTATATACTTCATCATGTATATGTGCATTAAAGAAAAAAACGCAAACTTTGGGACCAAAAGAAAGTCTGGAATCTTCATGCACTAGATAATTGAATGGAGGGGACTATTTTAATAACCACCACTAGATTCAATTACCTATAAAACACTGCACATAAATAGCAGCCACATCCCATGGATGCTTGCTAATTGTCTTATAACCTAGTAGATACATGCTTGCAATTGAACAAACTGGATGTGTATTTTTGTCTCAATAACAATTTATGACAGGAACAACAGAAGTCTTTCATGTAAATTATGTCCCTAAGAAGGAGAAAAATAAACTTCTTCCTACAATGTCCTTATATTCCTTGGGCTTTTTGTCATCACATCCATCTATATGTCAGCCAGTTTTTCAGATTAAATTTTCCAATGTTAGTCATTTTTAAGAGATAAAGCCCGGGCTACTGATTCTGGTATGGTTATATACTGAACCCTGTCACCCGTTTTACTTCTTCCAGAGTTAGTACTCGAGCAAAACATATTAAGGTCATGAAGTTGTCAACCTCGTAGTCACAAAACCTCATCCAACACAAACAGTACGTATATAGAAAGAAATCAGTATCACGAGTTAAGAACTAGGAAGGAAGCTAAATTAACATCGAACTCTCAATCACAACAATTAAAATATGTTAGTAGGATATCAATAAAATTCATGAGAGAAAAAAACTGAAGCTACTTACACATCTTTGTGAAGCTGACAATAGCTGAATAAATAAGTGTGGACAGAACAGGCAAAAGAAACATGGGTGACACACGTAACGCCCTCATCTTCCAGTTCAAATCCAATGACCTTGTTGTCATAAAAGCATAACACACTGCAATAACCTAGAAATGGGGAAGAAAAGTCATTCAAAAATAACATGTACACACTGCCAAGCAAAAAATATCTTCACAACCAGATGCTTTATACATGCATCTGAAAAGTGTTTCTACGCATTCATTTACAAAACATGTCTATGAAACTCACCTACGCAAAATCAGTTTAGAGGTCTGTCTAAGGGGTGCCAACATACATTATATGACTCTAAGTATAACCAAGAAAAAAAATGTAATTTAGTGACAGACATCAAGTTCATATGGTCTTCATTGTTTGCATTTCAACAACTAAGGTACTGGGATATGTATGATACTCCGTGTGTTTCACAAAAACACCTCAAATTAAAAAATTCGGTATTAAGATAATTAGTTAAAAACTGCTAAGAACTGCATCTTACGCTGAGAGTATCATAGATTCTAAATGGCCTCGCTATCCAGCTTGTGAAACTTTCTATTTTCTTTTTACCTCTATCCAGCTTGTGAAACTTTATATTTTCTTTAGTAGAAGATTTCATGTAGAAATCAGAATGCATATGGCATTATGTACAAAAATTGCATTTTTCATATATTTACAATTTAATCTCTTAGCAGAACCCCTAAACACTCTCAGTGTCATCACAGGTCCAGGCCTAGGCACGGTGACATCTCCGGCTCACTTTCATGTGCGCAGGGCAATATGCCAGGTGCAGGTGAGGTGCACCTTTTTCATGTGAAACCCAGATTAAGATCgttaaaaaataaaatatcagGCATGAGAATGTAGTATTGATAGGTACTTATTCAAAGCTTTTATTTTTGAAGATACAAAACTTCACACTATTTCCTAATTAGCCATCAGACAGAATGTAGTATTGATAGGTACTTATTCAAAGCTTTTATTTTTGAAGATACAAAACTTCACACTATTTCCTAATTAGCCATCAGACAGACGTAATTGATCATGCCAGACCTCACCCCAGATCAGACCTCAGACCGATCGATTGAAAAATGTGTATCTTCTTCCTTAGTCTGGTTGACGCCATAGTTTCCTACATTTTTCATTATCATGCTTGTTTCCTAGAACCAAACTCTATGTGTATGGCACACACATATTATAGATGATAATAACGAAAATTGTAACCGAAGTTCGAACCCTCTCAAAATATATACACGCATTAGAAtagtatcagaatactatttaTTATTCATTGCTGCTGTACAAGTGTAATGGCACAATTAAATAAGTTTATCatgtttataatttatttttcccATTTAAGTTGCATGTTTGCATCTAATTTATAAAAAAAcattttaacatgatttatttacTACTTGTTGACTGTTGAGTTTTACTTTCTCTATAAAAGAATATCTCCATCTACTTATATCTTTTGTAACTCTAGGTCCTCTAGGAGAGTCCTGTGCCTCGGTGAGTTCTTATCATTTAAATAACACTAGGCATATATACAATAACTTCCTTCATTTTCTTAGCTTTTTAGATTTGAGAGATAACATCTTTATTAAGTGCAGAAGGCTACGTGCTTTGACACAAACTCAAATTGAACTGTAGAGTACCAACTTATGGCGACTCCTTTGAACTATTACCACTTGACAAAAAAATGTTGCACATTAGATATTCAGAAGGTCGCGCAGTCTATCTGTTATCCTCTAGGTCAGAGGTTCAAACCCCATAAAGTCAGGAACAACCTctttataaaattgaaatttgAAAGATAACGGTAAGGTGCATCATTGCACACATCCAAACCTATCCTAAACCCTGCTAAGAGGGGAGCCTCATGCGACCTTTTTTTTAATCCTAAAGTCATGTATTAGAATCCCCATTTATAATTCATTGTATAGTATTGACAGGTAGTACTGTTACTGGAACCCTCAAGCACATAAAAGACCTAATTTTGACAAACTGTGTGCAAGCAGCTTCAAGTTGTATACTTTCTACAGTGTAAACACATTGGATATCCAAAAGAGTAAAAACAGTGAAGCACAATAACTGAAAGCCTGAGACATCATTACCTCAAGTAATGCAGATAAAACAAGAATATTCCTAATTACCCCCCTCCGATTGATAGCTCGCTTTTTTAATCTAGCAACAATGGCAGCCTCTTCCTTGGAAATATGTTGCAATCTTTTCTCAAAGTCATCACCATGTAACCTAAATAATGTGTTCCATATTCGAGACATTACTCCCCTCTTTTTCTTCTTCGCTGTCTTCTCTTCTGAAGCTGTAGCTGGAAGATCTCCTGCGATCTCTGCAACTTCTTTATGGTCTTTCTTAGAGTCTCCAGCCATTACCTATTCAAATATTAAGACAAATTCAATTTCTAAATAATTAAAAGTTTCATTTTTGGGATCATATGGTACGGTTTTGAAATTCAAGGAAAATTAGACCTACTTTATTCCAAAATGTACAACTTTGTCTAGGGATTGTAATATGGCAGGTCTTGCTAGCACTTATCTATTTAGTTTACACTTCACAGATTCGAAGCAAAATTATGCTAGTTTTGTACAATTTGTGCAGAAACGGTTATAGACCTTGCTATCAATCCTAAGGATTGTTCATGAGTTTAGGTCCTTTCACATTTTTTTGATTTTGTTTGCATCTCTTTTTCCATAAACCTCTCTAGTTCAAGCCAAATTATGCAACTAGTCAATCAATTAGGTTGTTCAATTCCAAATCCTATAACTAGTTTAAACTAAAGACACCTACCGTCCCCAACTTGTTAATTCAGGCTCGACCACCGCACTACATTGCTCAATCAATTACACTAATCAGTTTATCTCCattaaatgaattattatctcTGCACGGCAATGTAAAATAAAAACTCGATATATTCAGAATGACGATCTAGTCCAGACAGCTAAGCTAGTCCATAAAACCCTAAAAATAAAACCCTAGCCTTGAGCCATCCCCCAAGCCCAAAGTAGCAAACGCAAAAAAACCGGTAAAATGAATTCAATTACAAATAGACAATGCGATAAACAACAAAACCGCGAGCTAAACTACTAAAGCTATAGTTTTCCAGTATATATATTTATCGAAAAATTAACCAAAATAAAAAAGTTGTTCACGATGATCAGAATTGGATCTCAACAGTGATTTTGATGCTTCGCTTAATATAAAACTATTTTTGTTCAAATTTGATGGATCGAGTGTTATTCATGTAATTagtaatatatataaatacatacacaCGCATATGTtaattgtttatatatatataattaagaaTGAGAGTGCAGAAACTGTAAAGAGTGAGAGAGAGGTTACCACTAAAGATCTCAGTCGGAGACGGCGAGATTCACACCGAGGTTGCGACGGCGAGGGCGAGATTTACGAGAGAGAGAGATttacgagagagagagagatgtgaATGGGCTTATTTTAGATACTTTGAGTCTTTAACCCCTCTCACATGCCCGCCTCATTCCCTATACTCCGCACATTTGCCCCACTTTCCACTTATTGCATCTTGCCTCTTTCCTTTCCCTCATTCAacttttaatttttgtttttttttttgaattttttgaatataattaacTATGATGCATTATTCATGTTCGAGAAGCTCTGTTATagaaatcggccgatttttcaaaaatcgccgataaatcgctCAAAAATATTGATCTGATTTGACCGATTCCCGATAAATCGCCGATAAATtatccgattttttaaaaatcgtccgataaatcgtaaatcggtatctcaaccgaatagttccgatttccgaaatctgtaacACTGCCTAGAAGTTTTAATTTGTTAGGGTAATTGttaattttgtaattttttaggaaattaatatgtgtttatataaaGTTATGAGTATGTAGCACATGAATTTTATATTATTAGGAATTAATATGTGTTTATAAAAAGTTAACAGTGTGTACCAAATGCTTTCATATCGAAAAGAAAGAATATCAACATACATGAATTTTCAGTTTTAAGTTTTCAAAATTCCCAGAGAAAGAACGGCCCAAAACACTTGAAGGTTACACAAGACATGTATTTTTTTAtgtaaaatttttaaaaaagaATATGCATGATGAACTGTCACTCTTGTCAAAACAATATTTTAAATATTCCCTCCCAAATAAGGCGTATTTTGATTTTTCACTTAAAAAAAAGAGTTAAACACATTGAGTATCCTCATTCTAATTATTTTTTAGTTCTTTTAATGTAAAAATCATTTGTTCTTTGAGGTCCCAGTTttttaatatacattgattctcATTTATCAAATGCATTTATATGATAAAGTGTTTATACTGTCAATTTTTTAACCAGcatttttaaaataaatgttttcaataattttgatttattaataaTCACCCGTATTTATTTAgctataaataattaaaattaaatgaatcgaGTATATTATATGACTTGACAAAGGTGGACAACTGAATCAAGCCTTTGTCAGTCCAACCTTTTGTTTTTTTCCCTCaaactaataataataatataaaaaattgagCAAAGCCAATTATTAGCATCACAGGAGAATTGGTTAGGGGCTATTTATTTCAACAGTTTTCCAGAAAATTTTTCTTAGAAAATAGAAAATTTTGAATATGTGTTCAACTTGCATATTTTCTAAAATGAAAACTAGAAAAATGAAAAACACGATTTTCTAGATTTATAACTAGGAATGGAAAACTCTGGAAAACagctttttatttttttataatgtAAAAAAATAGAAAACACCCACGTTCTAACCTAATATGCACGCGTTCTAACCTAATATACACACATTCAGTGCCTTTTTATTCACTACATTTTTATAAGATATgcataatatattattatattatttctTATGAAAATACatgaatattattataataatacaattaatattattaatattaatacaTTTGTTTTAAACAAATAAATTGTTAACATAATAATACATAAAAGTTGATATATAATACAATTATTGAAAactataaaaatataattaaataatttaaaaacaaGTTTTCATAGTATAATTTTTAGTATAATTTTTGTTGACAATAACATTATTTATAATTGTTTATTGATTACATATAAGAACTATATATTTCAAATTTAGAAGTGTTCATATATATTTTTTACTTTTCTGTTTAAGTTAATTTAGAACATGTTTTCTCATTTTTCAGCAGAAATAGAAAAGTGAAAACTTTTTAGAAAATTGGAAAAAAGAAAACTGGAAAATTTTTAACAGCCCCTTAGTTTTTCTTCTTCCCTACTTCAACAACATGATTTATACTGCCTTGCCTTCCCTGCTCGCGGAGAATGGTTGCAAGATGACGAAAAATCTAAGACGAACGCGTGGGAGCATGTCATGTTTTCTCTAAAGACCATTAAATAAATAGAAACGCCAGCTACAGTGGCACCAGCTCAAGAGAAATTAAAcgttactccctccgtcccgttaAACGTTGTCTAATTTGACTTTCGGTACTGTTCACGGTaagtgaaatttttatatttaatactaatacgaatttaaagatattggcaaacgtgtccaacacaaataggAAACGAGGGAGTAATAGAAAAGAAACATCTACTCAAGAGAAATAAACATAAAATAATATAACTTCAAGACTCGAGAGAGAGAAAAACGTTAGCACGTACAATAAACTATCTAGTTATTCTGCCATGTTCATTACTGGATGGAATGACAGCAAGGGCATCAGCGTCTGTTTTACCATGCCAAATAAATAAACCAATATCTAACGCAGTTAAAAATGTAAAGCAGGTACTTACGGCCTACCCAGTTAGCCTCCTCAAGAAATTAAAcatgataacacaagtgcaaaataaaaatatttaatggATCAAAGTCCTCCGCAAACAGAAACAGTTACATCTTACTTGCGGGAACTTTGGACTGACATGGTAGTAACTAGCCAGCTACCAATCATGTATCTTCAACTATAATCATAACTCTCATGCAGGTAATGCCGTGTTCACGGCAGCTTTCACCCAAATTTCAATCATGGCAATAGGTGCCCGGTGCCATAAAGTTTCAGTTGCAATCAATAAGTATCATTTACTTGACCTTTTTCCCAATTCATAGAACTTGATCTGTTGATCAGAGATAATATATTTATGTACTAGTACCATAACCACATGATTTTTACCAAACTCCAACTTTTTCATACAATAACATAATCTCAGAcatgaaataaaagaaaaaagaaacAGAACAAGTTCACAAATCATGATACAAATCCAATTTTAAATTTAAGACAAGAAACATGTATCTGCCAGCATGCTTTCATAATTTTATGCTCCAGCTGGCTGCTCAAGAATCTATTCTTTCCAATTCCATTTTTCAACTTTGGTGGGAACACATTTGCATCTAGTGTTATTTTCTAGAAGATGGTTCCCCATTTCCCAACTTTGTCACGCACCACTAGCATACAGGCGGGTCCACTCCTTTGCTGTGTATTTCAGGTTTTATAAGTAAATAACTATAACATAAAAAAGTAAAGACTGTAACAAGAAGTGCCCTTTGTAGTAAAAATGTGCTACAACAAAAACAATCATAAACCTGTTTCAACAGCTTCGGTCTCATTCGTTTTCCAATGCTTTGCTATGTTCTCAGAGAGAGGATCATCTGGGTTTGGAGCACTCAATAGGGCTTGAATGCTAAGCAATCAAGAAACTCCATTGTCAAAACTAACTATATGAATAATAGGCACCTCCGCTATTTCTATTATCAACAACCAATAAAGAACCACGGAAAAAACACACTCAAAACTGAGAATAGCCTCTAAACAGTAGAACTGGCAGCAAAACACTGTCCACAAAACTGCTGTTTAGGCATACATTAAACTATATTATATGTAGTTTTATCATCCATGCGTATTGTTTAGTGGAGAACTGTATACCTGAATAGTTGAATGTTGGTAAATTACTCAAATGTATACGATATCTTAAGTTTGAATATCAACTAGATCTATTCAGTTAAAAGCTACCACCAGTTGCCTTATTAGTGGGTAGTTGGTTACTTGGTTTAAGATGATAAATCTTCCAACATAATGGATTAGTAGCCATGCCATTTACCTTAACAGTACGGTACGAATTTGAAGAGCAGGACTCCATTTGTCTTTTAGAATATCAAGACATATTCTTCCAAGCTGCATCCAGAGACCAATTCAATAAAAAGGCAAGAAACATGAGGCTGAAACCGAAGAGGAATATAGGTGGAATTATGCGTAGCAAACCTTGTCAATGTTGGGATGGTATATTTTGGTGAGAAATCGGACCTGTTACAAGGTATGCATATAATAAGTACATTAGCCTTGCATCAACAAACATACACCTTATAGTCAAGGCACCATATCATTCAAAATCAGTATCACCTCATCTGTCATAGAGACATAAAATCATACTAATTTTTAAAAAGTCCTAGAAAAAATAAAGTATAACAGTCAATCTGGCTCTAACCCAGCCACTGGAAGACCTTCACAACAATATGGTGAGGTGGAATCCATTGCGACGTCTGTTTGGTGCCGGAAGCGTTTATACATAATATAGTAGTCATAGATTATATATTACTGTACATAGTAAATACTAACTAACAATAACACATATATGTAATCACcaataattatgaaattaatagGATACTAACAAGTTAGTATCTACAGAAAACAGGTAATGAAAATCACATCACTTCTGTGAAAAAGTTTGTATAAACATTACACTTAAAGTTCGTTTAAAGCTTCAATTATTGATTTTGTTGGAATTTCAAAGTCCCTGTAGCAATAATCTTATTTGGAATacgaatttaaaaaaaaaaaaaaattatactaatgaacttcATAAATCTTAATCTCAATATAGAAATTACAAACTAACCAAAAAAGCAGCTTGTCATCAGAACGTCCATAAGGTGGATACCCGCCTTGGAACAGGTACGTAAGGCAACGAGGATGCCTTACAGTTCTGGCCTGCCACACCGCCATATGGACGTCcatcttcacaagtcacaactaTCCTTAAATATACGATAAACCTGGATTTTTTTACCATCACAAGACCCGAAATTATAGCTTTTTAACTCTTTTGCTCTCCAGTTTATATTCCAAAATATATAATGTTATAAAGTCAATTTTTATGTCAATAAGTGTCAATAACCTATTCTACCTCCCAATGTGTAATTTAGTGTCATTCTTATCCAAACTGGGTGTTCAGTAACTACTTAACAAAAAGCATATTGTCAATGTTAATTTAAAATGTATGAAGTTCTATATTTAGCTAATGGAGCTAAGCATACATAACATTGAATATAAATTTATTATCTTgtttttttgctaattaattacAAACGCACACAGCAGGAGTCGAACTCTTGATCTCCCTCAAGGGGGACAAGAGTTCAACCACTGCACCAACCCTTTGTTATATATGTATATCTGTATTCCCTCGCCACCAGATTCCCATAATTTCATATTCGTGGAATCCGTGTCCTTGCCCTACACCACCGTGCAATATGATGGAAATTATATTCATCAACAAAGCTGAGTAAAAATACCACCAACCCAACTTTGTATATGTCCTCAGTTTAGTAAAAATATAACAAGCCTATCATGAAGCTTAACAAGATGATTGGGCTAAAAATTTAAGCTGTTTAATAGTTGAACTTTAGAAAGGCATAACCAGATATAGTGGCGCTCTTCTCAGTAGAAAACAGGTACCTTAGGAGCAGCCATTGGATATTCCTCAGGTAAAAACAATTCCAGCTTAAACACGCCACCTTCACACATAAACTTCTAATGTGAGGAAGAGAAGCACGAtaaacaaaacaaacaaaataGTAATGTGAGGAAGAGAAGCACGAtaaacaaaacaaacaaaataGTAATGTGAGGAAGAGAAGCACGATAAATAGTAATTCTCGATAAATGGATAAATCACTGCAGCAAAGTCGATTAGAAACCTATAAAACCTAATAATCCAGTTTCTAAAGTTTAGTGATATAACAAGGCATATAAGCCCGACACAAAAACATGTGTTTCAACTGAACAAACTAATGAATTGTCAGGTCATTaaataatcaaatgaaatgatcAGCGGCATAACATTTATTATCAATCAAATCACAATCAATAACCATAATATAATTTACTTCAATTGATCATCAAAAAATGGTAAAGCTTCGGGTAGCTAGTACCTTCATAAGGAGACTGCGAAGGACCGAGGATCATGACATTGAAGTAACGCATATTTTCTTCGGATGGCGATGCACTTATTCCAGGAGCTGCACAAATAGATCAAATTACAAATTGCGAATAAAGTTACAAAAGTTTAGAGGTAACATCAATTAACAAACAGAGAGAGAAAGAGATAGAGACTCAGAGAGTATGTGTACCTGGTTCGCTGAGAAGACGCTGAGTTTcctaataaattaaaaaaaaaacaaattagAGCAAAATAAACATATAAATGGAGCTTAtgaacagagagagagagaggaagaggcagagagacagagagagagagagagagagagagagagagagagatgttaCCTTGATGATTCGCCTGGGTAAATTACTGTTCGCCATCGAAGAAAGATGAGCTAGATTACAAAGAACGCTATATAAAAAGGGGTTTGGGAGgagcagagagagagagagacgggAGAGTATTTATGGAGTGGGGGGAGGGTTTGGGGAGACTTTGTTCGGCAGATCCAAATTGTAATGTGGGTTGTTTTTTCTGCTGACGACCCATCCTTCCTCGATCGGGGCCACCAGGACGGACCAACTCTTTTTGCAAGACTTTtactcattttattttattaattaacgCGAGACGGAATTGGAGTTGGAGCCGACAATTTGATACATGACATGAATTTCGTGTATAACACGAAATGATATAATAATTTAGTGTTTAGGTCTGCGTTTGTATTTGCGTTACACGTCATGTAAGTGTACAAATATCAAAATACATAATCGAGATTTAATATTGATTTGTGTCTGTTTTTCAAATACACAGCATATGCCGcattaataaatttattatttattattagtCATTATTTATAATCAATATCTTTAATTTAGATTTAATTTTAACACAAAAATATACGAACATGAATTTACAATACTAACATAATAGTCACCAACTCTTGATGGATCTTTTTTGTATTTGGTATTAGAGTACATGAAACATGAAAAAAGCGACACAAAAATATACGTGGCAGAAAAATTATTAGGTTTAATCTTGAGTTGATCAATAGattcatatttattatttttgatatGACGTTCGATCTCACGTCAATATTTATCTAAAGGAGATTGTGGTGTGACACGGAGTTCCCGTCGCCATAGTGTCAGACATGGATCCGAGGTTTAATTTCAGATTTTGGAGAAGCTTTCAAGAGTGCGTtggcaccagactaaacatgagtactcCTTATCACCCCCGGCTAGCTGGGCAGAGCGAAAGGACCATTCAGACTATAGAGGACATGTTAAGAGTCTATGCAATTGACTTTAAAGAGAGTTGGAATGACCACTTGCCCCTAATCGAATTCGTCAACAACAATAGTTACCACGCGAGCATAGgatgcccccgtatgaagctctttatggaagaaGGTGTCGCTCTCCCTTGTGTTGGGACGAAGTTGACGAACATAAGATTCTAGGACACAAGCTGGTCCAACAAACGCGAGAAATAGTAGAGCTCATCAGAAATAGACAggtagcagctcaagatagacagaataagtacgccgaccagaccagaaaTGATAGAGAATATGAAGTGAGGGATTTAGTGTTGTTGAAGGTGTCTCCATGGAAA is a window of Apium graveolens cultivar Ventura chromosome 11, ASM990537v1, whole genome shotgun sequence DNA encoding:
- the LOC141697782 gene encoding ubiquitin-conjugating enzyme E2 36, whose translation is MANSNLPRRIIKETQRLLSEPAPGISASPSEENMRYFNVMILGPSQSPYEGGVFKLELFLPEEYPMAAPKVRFLTKIYHPNIDKLGRICLDILKDKWSPALQIRTVLLSIQALLSAPNPDDPLSENIAKHWKTNETEAVETAKEWTRLYASGA